GGGTGGGTGTGAGACAGGCCATGCGGTTGTTACAACAGCAGGCAATCTTTCCGCCAGATATGTTATTCATACGGTAGGTCCTGTATGGCGGGGTGGATGGGAAGACGAAGCTCAACTCCTGAAGAATGCCTATACCAGTTGCCTGGATATTGCGCTGGAGAAAGGCGTCCGTTCCATTGCTTTCCCGAATATCAGTACAGGAGTTTACCATTTCCCAAAAGATGAGGCTGCACATATTGCAATCCATACGGTGATTGACTACCTTAATGCAAAGAACGTCTCGCTTGATGTCTGGTTCGTCTGCTTTGACAATGAAAATTATTCGATTTACAAGCGGTTACTAACTGAAGTGGGGCAATGATTCAATTAATATAGAATGACTGAGAACAAAGCAATTCGATATGAAAAGGGAAAGCTGGAAGAATTGCCGGTCATATTCGATCTGTTTACGCAGGCAATCCGGGAGATGCTCTCTAGCAAAATCTACCAATGGGATGAAATTTACCCTGCGATGGATGTCCTAACAACAGATTTACAAAACGGAGAACTCTATGTTGGGAAGATTGAAGGAGCTATTGCCGTGGTGTTCGTAGTAAACCAGGAATATGACGAAGAATACAATAACGGAAAGTGGAATGATACAGGAGGCGGCTTTAGGATAGTGCACCGGTTGTGTGTTCATCCGGCTTATCAGCATCAGGGTTTGGCGCGAAGGACGATGGAATATATCGAACAGACATTACACAAGCAAGAGATTACTTCCATCCGGTTGGATGCTTTTTCGGAGAATCCTTTTGCACTACGCCTTTACAATTCGTTGGATTATAAGAAAGTGGGTCTGGCAAAATGGAGGAAAGGTGTGTTTTATTTAATGGAGAAAATGATACGATAATATCTTGCCTGATTTTTGCAAGACAGGAAACGTTTGGCAACAAAAAAGGCAAAACATAAGGATAAGTTTCATCCGTTTTTTTGTAAATAACTCCTGTGGTAGTGGAAATTTTATTTATCTTTGTATAGTTTCAAAAGGGTCAGAACATTCATTACCCATGCTTCTTTTCATAGGCAGAACCCAATTTATTTCACTGTCATTATGATGGTAAAAACTCCTCTCATTGTTTTTCTGAACGATATACATTATTATTATGCTACAACCG
The sequence above is drawn from the Microbacter margulisiae genome and encodes:
- a CDS encoding O-acetyl-ADP-ribose deacetylase; its protein translation is MIQVLYGDITKVAVDAVVNAANNSLLGGGGVDGAIHRAGGQAIIDECILIRQKQGGCETGHAVVTTAGNLSARYVIHTVGPVWRGGWEDEAQLLKNAYTSCLDIALEKGVRSIAFPNISTGVYHFPKDEAAHIAIHTVIDYLNAKNVSLDVWFVCFDNENYSIYKRLLTEVGQ
- a CDS encoding GNAT family N-acetyltransferase, which encodes MTENKAIRYEKGKLEELPVIFDLFTQAIREMLSSKIYQWDEIYPAMDVLTTDLQNGELYVGKIEGAIAVVFVVNQEYDEEYNNGKWNDTGGGFRIVHRLCVHPAYQHQGLARRTMEYIEQTLHKQEITSIRLDAFSENPFALRLYNSLDYKKVGLAKWRKGVFYLMEKMIR